From the Hevea brasiliensis isolate MT/VB/25A 57/8 chromosome 15, ASM3005281v1, whole genome shotgun sequence genome, one window contains:
- the LOC110655572 gene encoding splicing factor U2af large subunit A — MSRSARHKEKYGKSSEILQDHYHEGTAARTRPLSFDEIMLKRKNKKKQFENEKEGVFEDITADGSAEKVSHHYGSDRVNSRSKDSSPGVQKHLSEEDAKASSKKKEENTYMKGDYVAKSKDRKIRDSETKSNAKMDKDQKVKGKNDEKIYDRRKRNEQRSNNAEYEASKKHSRELTVRDRHVDESRGNFERENKRKYGNGVYEQNRDRYSTRKLDPGKRHDSEASDRKERKELSKSHFEELKLKRRRLRGQERVDRIRRSISPLPRLQKRASYYGREHGEPSPSHIGRSGWQQSDLDKSQIMNNGLSGHYKRQGGSNSGLGGYSPRKRRTEAAAKTPSPTKHSPPAKRPPEKKNAKWDRAPEGADNTFSVSVPSSFQPSNQTASSNIREAVSTVPVASATVKPLSVGSFNILSSNKNDSVDSVQLTQATRPMRRLYVENVPASASEKAVMECLNNFLISSCVNHIRGSQPCISCIINKEKGQALVEFLTPEDASAALAFDGSSFSGSIIKIRRPKDFVEVATGEPEKSVIAVNALSNIVKDSPHKIFIGGIPKAFSSKMIMEIASTYGPLKAYGFESSDNLNEPYAFLEYADHSVTFKACMGLNGMKLGGQVITAVQAVPNASTLETSGKPPFYRIPEQAMPLLKKPTQVLKLKNVFDPEALPLLSHTEIEEILEDVRLECGRFGTVKSVNAVKCDATPISTSVACGVNEDMEPAGSQQNLVFKETNAKTETMETVDCKIVEGSDAGDGKPTSNLMEDNPGQPGSFNVNMAVGNLCDESVSNSQELAQQASKDGSDFSDDKVIDNSQMKDSSVEDKLPNGEGSYLEVVGGNMKESSVGDHRVGSDAIEKGEHEEQSCDLDHIFEPGCVFVEFSRTEASCMAAHCLHGRLFDNRTVTVEYVPLDVYQIRFPK; from the exons ATGAGCAGATCTGCTCGTCATAAAGAGAAATATGGAAAAAGTAGTGAAATTCTCCAAGATCACTACCATGAAGGAACTGCTGCACGGACAAGGCCTTTAAGCTTTGATGAGATTATGttgaaaaggaaaaacaaaaagaaacAGTTTGAAAATGAGAAAGAGGGAGTTTTTGAAGATATAACAGCAGATGGAAGTGCTGAAAAGGTATCTCATCATTATGGATCTGATAGGGTTAATTCACGAAGTAAAGATTCTTCCCCTGGTGTCCAAAAGCATTTGTCAGAGGAAGATGCAAAGGCAAGTtctaaaaagaaagaagaaaatactTACATGAAGGGTGACTATGTAGCTAAAAGCAAAGATAGAAAAATTCGGGATTCAGAAACCAAATCAAATGCCAAAATGGACAAAGATCAGAAAGTTAAAGGCAAGAATGATGAAAAAATTTATGACAGGAGAAAAAGAAATGAGCAGCGAAGCAATaatgcagaatatgaagcttcaaAGAAACATTCAAGAGAATTAACTGTGAGAGATAGACATGTGGATGAAAGTAGAGGAAATTTTGAGAGAGAAAACAAGAGAAAATACGGAAATGGAGTTTATGAGCAAAACAGAGATAGGTATTCCACAAGAAAACTTGATCCTGGAAAAAGGCATGATTCAGAAGCTTCAGACAGAAAGGAAAGGAAGGAACTATCAAAATCTCATTTTGAGGAATTAAAGCTGAAAAGAAGACGGTTAAGGGGTCAAGAGCGTGTGGACAGAATAAGAAGGTCTATTTCTCCATTGCCAAGGTTACAAAAACGTGCATCTTATTATGGTAGGGAACATGGGGAGCCATCCCCATCTCATATAGGGAGATCTGGATGGCAGCAGTCTGATCTTGACAAGAGCCAAATTATGAACAATGGTTTGAGTGGCCATTATAAGAGACAGGGTGGCTCAAACAGTGGTCTTGGCGGCTATTCACCAAGAAAGAGAAGAACTGAGGCTGCTGCTAAGACTCCTTCCCCAACCAAACACTCTCCCCCAGCTAAGCGCCCACCAGAGAAGAAAAATGCTAAATGGGACCGTGCACCAGAGGGAGCAGACAACACCTTTTCTGTGTCTGTTCCTTCTAGTTTTCAACCATCAAATCAAACTGCATCCTCAAATATACGTGAAGCAGTCAGTACAGTTCCTGTTGCTTCAGCTACAGTCAAGCCTCTTTCGGTGGGTTCTTTCAATATTTTATCGTCCAATAAGAATGACTCAGTTGACTCTGTTCAACTAACACAAGCTACCCGTCCTATGAGGAGGCTTTATGTGGAGAATGTACCAGCTTCAGCCTCTGAGAAAGCTGTGATGGAATGTCTTaacaattttttaatttcttcatGTGTCAACCATATCCGAGGAAGCCAGCCATGTATTAGCTGCATC ATAAACAAAGAAAAGGGCCAAGCTCTTGTGGAATTTCTTACACCTGAGGATGCTTCAGCAGCACTTGCATTTGATGGCAGTTCCTTCTCTGGTTCCATAATAAAAATCCGACGCCCAAAAGACTTTGTTGAAGTGGCA ACTGGTGAAccagaaaaatcagtaattgcaGTCAATGCACTAAGCAATATCGTGAAGGATTCACCACACAAG ATCTTCATTGGTGGAATCCCAAAGGCTTTTTCTTCTAAAATG ATTATGGAGATTGCAAGCACTTATGGACCTTTGAAGGCATACGGTTTTGAAAGCAGTGATAATCTTAATGAGCCTTACGCTTTTCTAGAG tATGCAGACCATTCAGTTACATTCAAAGCTTGTATGGGTCTGAATGGTATGAAGCTAGGAGGGCAAGTAATAACTGCAGTTCAAGCTGTTCCAAACGCATCAACCTTG GAAACTAGTGGAAAGCCACCATTCTATCGGATCCCTGAGCAAGCAATGCCACTTCTTAAGAAGCCTACACAAGTTTTAAAGCTTAAAAATGTG TTTGATCCAGAAGCTCTCCCGCTACTCTCACATACTGAAATTGAAGAAATACTGGAAGATGTACGTCTAGAGTGTGGAAG GTTTGGCACTGTTAAATCTGTTAATGCTGTCAAGTGTGATGCAACTCCCATTTCCACATCAGTAGCATGTGGAGTCAATGAGGATATGGAACCTGCTGGATCTCAGCAAAACTTAGTGTTCAAGGAGACAAATGCCAAAacagagacaatggaaactgtGGACTGTAAAATTGTGGAAGGCAGTGATGCAGGGGATGGTAAACCTACAAGCAATCTTATGGAGGACAATCCAGGTCAACCAGGTTCATTTAATGTTAATATGGCTGTTGGCAACCTATGTGACGAGAGTGTATCCAATTCTCAAGAACTTGCTCAGCAGGCCTCAAAAGATGGATCAGACTTCTCTGATGACAAGGTGATTGATAATAGTCAAATGAAGGATTCAAGTGTGGAAGACAAATTGCCAAATGGAGAAGGGTCATATTTGGAGGTAGTCGGTGGAAATATGAAGGAATCTTCTGTAGGTGATCACAGAGTAGGATCAGATGCGATTGAGAAGGGAGAACATGAGGAACAGAGTTGCGATCTTGACCACATTTTTGAGCCAGGCTGTGTTTTTGTTGAATTCAGTAGAACAGAAGCCTCATGTATGGCTGCACATTGTTTGCATGGACGATTATTTGATAACCGCACTGTGACAGTGGAATATGTTCCCCTGGATGTCTACCAGATCAGGTTTCCAAAATGA
- the LOC110655574 gene encoding protein unc-13 homolog, whose protein sequence is MAHHTTRDFFSGPLLSGPASTAIDPAETDLTWPFGDLISLDRDDIRETAYEVFFTACRSSPGFGGGKNAIAFHSTHHHLHDIGDSGGSRSPSRSGSGSSSGGRVAGGPVVVMTPTSRIKQALGLKMLKRSPSRRMSSVVSGGGGGGGVGSAPGSPKVPLLQSGGYSPISTFTTVPASRARRPLTSAEIMRLQMRVTEQSDNRLRKTLMRTLVGQMGRRAETIILPLELLRHLKPAEFNDMHEYHLWQRRQLKILEAGLLLHPAIPLEKSNSYAMRLREIIRASDVKPIDTSKNSDTMRTLCNSVVTLSWRSPTDAPTDVCHWADGFPLNLHFYTCLLQSIFDFRDETLVLDEVDELVELMKKTWSILGINRSIHNLCFTWVLFQQYVLTSQTEPDLLYAAHAMLSTEVANDAKKPDREAIYVKLLSSMLASMQGWAERRLLHYHDYFQRGNVFLIENLLPLALSASKILGEDVTLIEGTGKEDRKIVDSSGDRVDHYIRASIKNAFARVIETGSYKSTSVEVKDEASEALLQLAKETEDLALRERESFSPILKKWQPIAASVAAVTLHHCYGAVLKQYLAGMSTLNSESVEVLQRAGKLEKFLVQMVVGDSADCEDGGKTIVREMAPYEVDSVIMRVMRQWIDEKMKRGRECFLRVRDSETWNPKSKNEPYAQSIVELMKVAKEMVEEFFEIPVGVTDDLICDLAEGLEHLFLEYIKFVEACGSKQSYVPTLPPLTRCNRDSKFFKLWKKATPCSVTTEEMHRHGLAEAHHPRPSTSRGTQRLYIRLNTLHYLLSHLHSLDKTLALAPRTVSSARTRHASQRKNRSTSSSYFEVAYSSIQSVCQRVSEVAAYRLIFLDSNSVFYETLYVGDVANARIRPALRTLKQNLTLLTAILTDRAQALAMREVMRATFEAYLMVLLAGGCSRVFHRSDHPVIQEDFENLKRVFCTCAEGLMDEEVVEREADIVEGVITLMGECTEQLMEDFSIVTCETSGIGVVGTGQKLPMPPTTGRWNRADPNTILRVLCHRNDKAANQFLKKTFQLAKRK, encoded by the exons ATGGCCCACCATACCACACGAGATTTCTTCTCTGGTCCCCTCCTTTCCGGCCCTGCCTCCACTGCCATTGATCCTGCCGAGACTGACCTCACCTGGCCATTTGGCGACCTCATTAGTCTCGACCGCGACGACATCCGAGAGACTGCATATGAAGTCTTCTTTACAGCTTGTAGATCATCCCCCGGATTTGGCGGTGGAAAGAATGCCATTGCGTTTCACTCTACCCACCATCATCTTCATGATATTGGAGATAGTGGAGGATCTAGGTCGCCATCGAGGTCAGGTTCAGGGTCTTCCAGTGGTGGGCGGGTGGCCGGCGGGCCAGTAGTCGTGATGACCCCAACGAGTAGGATAAAACAGGCTCTAGGGCTAAAGATGCTAAAGAGGTCGCCGTCTAGGAGAATGTCTAGTGTGGTTAGTGGTGGGGGCGGAGGAGGCGGTGTGGGGTCAGCACCAGGGTCTCCAAAAGTGCCACTGCTTCAGAGTGGAGGATATAGTCCGATTTCGACGTTTACTACTGTGCCAGCATCAAGGGCAAGGCGGCCTTTAACTTCGGCAGAGATAATGAGACTACAGATGAGGGTGACAGAACAAAGTGATAATCGATTGAGAAAGACGCTGATGAGGACTCTAGTTGGCCAA ATGGGAAGGAGAGCAGAGACGATAATCCTGCCATTGGAGCTGCTCCGCCACCTTAAACCAGCAGAATTCAATGATATGCACGAGTATCATCTTTGGCAAAGGCGTCAGCTCAAAATCTTGGAGGCCGGCCTCCTCCTCCACCCAGcaatcccactagaaaaatctaaTTCCTATGCTATGCGTCTTCGAGAAATTATCCGTGCCAGCGATGTGAAACCCATTGACACAAGCAAAAATTCTGATACCATGAGAACCTTGTGCAATAGTGTTGTTACCTTGTCTTGGCGGAGCCCAACCGATGCGCCTACCGATGTCTGCCATTGGGCTGATGGCTTTCCTCTCAACCTTCACTTTTACACATGCCTACTTCAATCGATTTTTGACTTCAGGGATGAGACATTAGTCCTTGATGAGGTTGATGAGCTTGTGGAGTTGATGAAGAAGACATGGTCTATCCTAGGAATCAATAGATCAATACACAATCTCTGCTTTACTTGGGTGCTTTTCCAACAATATGTATTGACTTCTCAAACAGAGCCTGATTTGCTCTATGCTGCGCATGCTATGTTGTCTACGGAGGTAGCTAATGATGCAAAGAAGCCAGACAGAGAGGCAATCTATGTTAAGCTTTTGTCTTCTATGTTGGCTTCGATGCAAGGGTGGGCAGAGAGGAGATTGCTTCATTACCATGACTATTTCCAGAGGGGAAATGTTTTCTTGATTGAGAATCTTTTGCCTTTGGCTTTATCAGCATCAAAGATTTTAGGCGAGGATGTCACTCTCATTGAAGGAACAGGGAAAGAAGACAGGAAAATAGTTGATTCGTCAGGAGATCGAGTGGATCATTACATTCGAGCTTCTATAAAGAACGCATTTGCAAGG GTAATAGAAACTGGAAGCTATAAGAGTACGAGTGTGGAAGTGAAAGATGAGGCCAGCGAGGCTCTTCTCCAATTAGCTAAAGAAACAGAGGATTTGGCCTTGAGAGAAAGGGAAAGTTTTAGTCCAATACTGAAGAAATGGCAACCAATTGCAGCCAGTGTTGCAGCTGTAACGCTACACCATTGCTATGGAGCAGTGTTGAAGCAGTATCTTGCTGGGATGTCCACTCTCAATAGCGAGTCTGTTGAAGTATTGCAGAGGGCTGGAAAGCTGGAAAAATTTTTGGTTCAAATGGTGGTTGGAGACTCAGCAGACTGTGAAGATGGAGGCAAAACAATCGTGcgagagatggctccatatgaagttgATTCAGTCATAATGAGGGTCATGAGACAATGGATTGATGAAAAGATGAAAAGAGGGAGAGAATGTTTTCTCCGAGTGAGAGATTCTGAA ACATGGaatcctaagtctaaaaatgagcCATATGCACAGTCAATTGTGGAGTTGATGAAAGTGGCCAAGGAAATGGTCGAAGAATTCTTTGAAATTCCCGTTGGAGTCACTGATGATCTCATTTGTGATCTTGCTGAAGGTTTAGAGCATCTCTTCCTAGAATACATCAAATTTGTAGAAGCTTGTG GCTCAAAACAGAGCTATGTCCCCACTCTACCTCCTTTAACACGATGCAACCGCGACTCTAAGTTCTTTAAGCTGTGGAAGAAAGCTACTCCATGCAGTGTTACCACAGAAGAAATGCACCGACATGGATTAGCAGAAGCTCACCATCCAAGGCCATCAACAAGCCGGGGAACACAACGCCTTTACATTCGACTCAACACTCTACATTATCTTCTTTCTCACCTCCATTCTTTAGACAAGACCCTTGCCCTTGCTCCAAGAACTGTTTCTTCAGCTCGTACTCGTCATGCTAGCCAACGCAAGAACCGTTCCACTTCCTCTTCTTACTTTGAAGTAGCCTATTCATCCATTCAATCTGTTTGTCAACGTGTATCAGAAGTCGCTGCATATCGTTTGATCTTCCTGGACTCTAATTCAGTATTCTATGAAACTCTCTATGTGGGCGATGTAGCAAATGCCCGGATTAGGCCTGCTTTGAGAACCCTGAAGCAGAATCTTACTCTTCTGACAGCTATTCTTACAGACAGAGCTCAGGCTTTGGCAATGAGAGAAGTAATGAGGGCGACTTTTGAGGCCTACCTCATGGTTTTGCTTGCAGGAGGTTGCTCCCGAGTGTTTCATCGGTCTGATCATCCAGTGATTCAAGAAGATTTTGAGAATCTGAAGCGTGTTTTTTGCACATGTGCTGAAGGATTGATGGATGAGGAGGTGGTGGAGAGGGAGGCTGACATAGTTGAAGGGGTAATAACGTTGATGGGTGAATGTACAGAGCAGCTAATGGAAGATTTCAGCATTGTGACTTGTGAAACAAGCGGTATAGGAGTTGTGGGTACAGGGCAAAAATTACCAATGCCACCAACAACAGGAAGGTGGAATAGAGCAGACCCAAACACAATATTAAGAGTGTTATGCCACAGAAATGATAAAGCAGCAAATCAGTTCTTGAAGAAAACTTTCCAATTGGCAAAGAGGAAATGA
- the LOC110655571 gene encoding 50S ribosomal protein L28, chloroplastic, producing MAMATAAASGFLLGNTCSNICFRKSQFRKSSPSKTSAVSELGFVTSQLSGVRISYNLTQDPKLVSSPSIPAFQPVVARRVCPFTGKKANKANKVSFSNHKTKKLQFVNLQYKKIWWEAGKRYVKLRLSTKALKTIEKNGLDAVAKKAGIDLSKE from the exons ATGGCTATGGCTACAGCCGCAGCATCTGGATTCTTGTTAGGAAACACTTGTTCCAACATTTGTTTCCGCAAGTCACAATTCCGAAAGTCGTCTCCTTCAAAGACCAGTGCGGTTTCTGAGCTAGGGTTTGTTACTTCTCAATTGAGTGGCGTTAGAATTTCCTACAACCTAACTCAGGATCCAAAGCTCGTCTCCTCTCCTTCCATTCCTGCTTTTCAACCTGTTGTTGCCC GTAGAGTGTGTCCCTTTACTGGGAAGAAAGCAAACAAGGCAAACAAAGTTTCCTTTTCAAACCACAAGACAAAGAAGTTGCAGTTTGTGAACCTGCAGTATAAGAAGATTTGGTGGGAAGCTGGTAAGCGGTATGTCAAACTGAGGTTGTCCACTAAGGCATTGAAGACTATAGAGAAGAATGGACTGGATGCCGTTGCTAAGAAGGCTGGCATAGATCTTAGCAAGGAGTAA
- the LOC110655578 gene encoding uncharacterized protein LOC110655578 produces the protein MGCFLACFGLSCKGKRRKPANRVQHGDHGFGSYEPLDSTSAVLDITGEPINSELRKKNKEQLNCKIRKKVSFNLNVRSYEPIPNEESTDHLWKTEEDENKEEISKETTKEDQSPSLAEGDLIATKMAPYPSNYRYRNCIDSYDEEYEESNLDDDDDDFDEDDESGGDIDDMGISQEEFSEKLMSLSASSNKRESSTEFSEETSENLKPLGDLNEGGLKSIGMNRNARSRSQYVHSVLNPVENLSQWKAVKAKGRSPVKCHRKENIALEQQVRKPTPPMQEIAVDASLSNWLFSSDSCQSRATSITKSSTIAPFLCKLHHQRKVHLAAHFRVEAEKICPLKISPIWRLDNKSYCSNPPSS, from the exons ATGGGGTGCTTTCTTGCCTGCTTTGGCCTTTCTTGCAAGGGAAAGCGCAGAAAGCCTGCCAATAGAGTTCAACATGGAGACCAT GGATTTGGTAGCTATGAACCTCTGGATTCAACTTCTGCGGTTCTGGATATAACAGGGGAGCCCATAAACTCTGAGCTCAG GAAGAAGAATAAGGAACAATTGAACTGCAAAATTAGAAAGAAAGTTAGCTTTAACTTGAATGTCCGGAGTTATGAGCCGATTCCAAATGAAGAAAGTACGGACCATTTGTGGAAAACTGAGGAAGATGAAAACAAAGAAGAGATTAGCAAAGAAACTACAAAAGAAGACCAATCTCCGTCTCTTGCCGAGGGGGATTTGATAGCGACAAAAATGGCACCTTATCCATCGAATTATAGATATCGAAACTGCATTGACAGCTACGATGAAGAGTATGAAGAAAGTAActtggatgatgatgatgatgattttgACGAGGATGACGAAAGTGGTGGCGATATTGATGATATGGGAATAAGCCAAGAAGAGTTTTCTGAGAAATTAATGTCTTTATCGGCGAGTTCAAATAAGAGAGAATCCTCAACTGAGTTTTCTGAGGAAACATCCGAAAATCTGAAGCCCCTTGGAGATTTGAATGAGGGAGGATTGAAATCGATTGGGATGAATCGAAATGCTCGATCTAGGAGTCAATATGTTCATTCTGTGCTGAACCCAGTAGAAAATCTCAGTCAGTGGAAAGCAGTGAAGGCCAAAGGAAGGTCACCAGTGAAGTGCCACAGAAAAGAGAATATTGCATTAGAGCAACAAGTACGGAAACCCACGCCTCCGATGCAAGAAATTGCAGTTGATGCCAGTCTCTCAAACTGGTTATTTTCCTCTGATTCCTGTCAGTCCAGAGCCACATCCATTACCAAGAGTAGCACCATAGCACCATTCCTGTGCAAACTACATCATCAAAGAAAAGTTCATTTGGCAGCACATTTTCGGGTAGAGGCAGAGAAGATATGCCCACTTAAGATATCACCAATTTGGAGGCTTGACAACAAATCATATTGTTCAAATCCTCCGTCGAGTTGA
- the LOC110655575 gene encoding heterogeneous nuclear ribonucleoprotein 1, whose translation MDSDQGKLFIGGISWETTEEKLKDYFAQYGDILQAVVMRDKTTGRPRGFGFVVFADPSILDRVLQDKHTIDSRTVEAKKALSREEQQTSARAGNLNPARNNGSGGNIRTKKIFVGGLPPTLTEDGFRQYFEAFGHVTDVVIMYDQNTQRPRGFGFISFDSEDAVDRVLRKTFHDLNGKQVEVKRALPKDANPGGGSRSMGGGGGGGGGGYQGYSASGGNTNSYDGRMDSNRYMQPQSTGGGFPPYGSSGYNAPGYGYGPANNGVGYGGYGSYGGGGAGAAYGNPNVPNAGYASGPPGAPRSSWSSQAPSGYGAMGYGNAASWGAPNIGAGSGGPSSTPTGQSPSGTAGYGNQGYGYGSYGGNDGSYGNPAGYGAVGGRSGGTPNSNFGGAGELQGSGSGYMGSGYGDANGNPGYGNAGWRSEPSQASGNYGTPQANGPHGGQVGYGGGYGGAQSRQGQQQ comes from the exons ATGGATTCAGATCAGGGAAAGCTATTTATTGGTGGGATTTCATGGGAGACAACTGAAGAGAAGCTTAAGGACTACTTTGCTCAATATGGCGATATTTTACAGGCTGTTGTAATGCGAGACAAGACCACTGGCAGACCCAGAGGCTTTGGTTTTGTCGTTTTCGCAGATCCTTCCATCCTCGATAGGGTTCTCCAAGATAAGCATACAATCGATAGTAGAACG GTTGAGGCAAAGAAGGCCTTGTCAAGAGAGGAGCAGCAAACAAGTGCCAGAGCTGGAAACCTGAATCCAGCAAGAAACAATGGCAGCGGTGGAAATATCAGGACCAAAAAGATTTTTGTTGGAGGATTACCTCCCACTCTGACTGAGGACGGATTCCGTCAGTATTTTGAAGCTTTTGGCCATGTTACTGATGTAGTAATAATGTATGACCAAAACACCCAACGGCCTCGTGGATTTGGATTTATTTCCTTTGATAGTGAGGATGCCGTTGACCGGGTCTTGCGCAAAACTTTTCATGATTTGAATGGTAAGCAAGTTGAAGTAAAGAGAGCTCTTCCTAAAGATGCTAATCCTGGTGGGGGAAGCCGCTCTATGGGTGGCGGCGGcggcggtggtggtggtggttatCAGGGCTATAGTGCTTCTGGGGGCAACACAAATTCATATGATGGTCGAATGGATTCAAATAGGTATATGCAGCCTCAGAGCACGGGAGGTGGCTTTCCTCCTTATGGTTCCTCTGGCTATAATGCACCTGGTTATGGATATGGCCCTGCCAATAATGGTGTTGGCTATGGTGGTTATGGTAgttatggtggtggtggtgctggtgcTGCATATGGAAATCCCAATGTCCCAAATGCTGGGTATGCAAGTGGTCCACCTGGTGCCCCTAGAAGCTCATGGAGCAGTCAAGCTCCATCTGGCTACGGTGCCATGGGCTATGGAAATGCTGCTTCATGGGGTGCACCAAATATTGGTGCTGGTAGTGGTGGTCCCAGTTCAACACCTACTGGTCAATCTCCTAGTGGAACTGCTGGCTATGGGAATCAAGGTTATGGATATGGAAgttatggtggaaatgatggatcTTATGGGAATCCAGCTGGATATGGAGCTGTTGGGGGGCGTTCTGGGGGTACTCCAAACAGTAATTTTGGAGGTGCAGGTGAACTTCAGGGGAGTGGCAGTGGCTACATGGGAAGTGGCTATGGTGATGCAAATGGAAATCCAGGATATGGAAATGCAGGTTGGAGATCTGAGCCATCACAAGCTTCCGGAAATTATGGGACTCCTCAGGCAAATGGACCTCATGGTGGGCAAGTTGGTTATGGCGGGGGGTATGGTGGTGCTCAGAGTCGGCAAGGCCAACAACAGTGA